The following coding sequences are from one uncultured Bacteroides sp. window:
- a CDS encoding site-specific integrase yields MNSITDFANVLISELIDSERYGTAKAYLSSVRRLNSFMGHAKLVFDDVTPALLKQYELYLYTEGCKRNSVSLYMRMLRSICNQAYRQGFMSSVIGLFDEVFTGNDSAEKRATSPNVIKRLSEMDLEAYPSLIFARDLFLLSFYLRGIPFVDLAHLRKSDIQMGVLRYRRSKTKRLLTVAVEPCAQAILKKYASYTKKSPYLLPIISPVGESEYKQYQSALRLYNKRLARISVMLKLKGHLTSYVARHSWATAAYRQGIPVTVISESLGHASEKVTYTYLASFENRTLRNANRKVIALLNLNSRRKMIPKKPPIISTLKNLL; encoded by the coding sequence ATGAATAGTATTACCGATTTTGCAAATGTGCTAATTAGTGAATTAATTGATTCTGAACGGTATGGTACGGCAAAGGCTTATCTTTCTTCAGTTAGGAGGCTAAATTCTTTTATGGGTCATGCAAAGCTTGTTTTTGATGATGTTACCCCTGCATTACTAAAGCAGTATGAATTGTATCTTTATACTGAAGGCTGTAAGCGCAACTCCGTATCGCTTTATATGCGCATGTTACGTTCTATTTGTAATCAGGCTTACCGCCAAGGATTTATGTCGTCTGTGATTGGTCTCTTTGATGAGGTATTTACGGGGAATGATTCCGCAGAGAAGCGTGCTACCTCGCCTAATGTTATTAAACGTTTAAGTGAAATGGATTTAGAAGCTTATCCATCGCTAATCTTTGCTAGAGATCTTTTTTTATTGTCTTTCTATCTGAGAGGTATTCCATTTGTGGATTTGGCTCATTTGCGTAAGAGTGATATTCAAATGGGGGTCTTAAGATATAGACGTAGTAAAACGAAGCGTCTGTTAACAGTTGCTGTAGAGCCATGTGCGCAGGCTATATTAAAAAAATATGCTTCTTATACCAAAAAATCTCCTTATTTATTGCCAATTATATCTCCAGTTGGAGAAAGTGAATATAAACAATATCAAAGTGCTTTACGACTTTATAATAAGAGATTGGCGCGTATCTCGGTAATGTTGAAATTGAAAGGGCATTTGACTTCTTATGTTGCTCGACATTCATGGGCTACTGCTGCTTATCGTCAAGGTATACCAGTAACCGTAATTAGTGAATCACTAGGGCATGCTTCAGAAAAGGTTACATATACTTATTTGGCTTCTTTTGAGAATAGGACTCTTCGAAATGCGAACAGAAAAGTAATAGCTTTGCTTAACTTAAATTCAAGGAGAAAAATGATACCTAAAAAGCCTCCTATAATTTCTACTCTAAAGAATCTACTTTGA
- a CDS encoding response regulator transcription factor: MNEYRILVVDDEEDLCEILKFNLENEGYEVDTANSAEEALKLNIESYNLLLLDVMMGEISGFKMGNMLKKDKKTANVPIIFITAKDTENDTVTGFNIGADDYISKPFSLREVIARVKAVLRRTVNPDTEKVPERIEYQSLVIDITKKKVSIDEQEISLTKKEFEILFLLLQNKGRVFSREDILSRIWSDEVYVLDRTIDVNITRLRKKIGIYGKRIVTRLGYGYCFETE, encoded by the coding sequence ATGAATGAATATCGCATTTTAGTTGTAGATGATGAAGAAGATCTTTGTGAAATCCTAAAGTTTAATCTTGAGAATGAAGGCTACGAAGTAGACACTGCAAACTCAGCCGAAGAGGCCCTAAAACTAAACATAGAAAGCTATAATTTACTTTTATTAGATGTAATGATGGGAGAAATATCTGGATTCAAAATGGGTAACATGCTTAAAAAAGACAAAAAAACAGCAAATGTACCCATTATATTCATAACTGCCAAAGATACAGAAAATGATACGGTTACAGGATTTAACATCGGAGCAGATGATTATATTTCCAAACCTTTTTCTTTAAGAGAAGTTATTGCTCGGGTAAAAGCAGTACTAAGACGTACAGTAAACCCTGACACAGAAAAAGTTCCTGAACGCATCGAATATCAGTCACTCGTAATTGATATTACTAAAAAGAAAGTTAGCATCGATGAGCAAGAGATTTCACTCACCAAAAAAGAATTTGAAATACTCTTCCTCCTATTACAAAATAAGGGAAGAGTCTTTTCACGCGAAGATATTTTAAGTCGCATTTGGAGTGACGAAGTCTATGTATTAGATCGTACAATCGATGTAAATATCACACGCTTAAGAAAAAAAATAGGGATATACGGTAAACGCATTGTTACTAGGCTAGGATATGGCTATTGTTTTGAAACAGAATAA
- a CDS encoding HAMP domain-containing sensor histidine kinase: MESNKHILSFNRKLFLSVILLFLVFVGCFLAYQYQREKEYKIELLHTKLQDYNERLYEKLQNNKQNIDSVLDYYIRHYSIQDLRATVIRPDGKVIYDSYEKNKQRLKNHLGRKEVQTALKNGSGYDVRRTSATTGVSYFYSATAYNNYIIRTALPYNIDLKESLKIDPGYLWFTAIITLALIFIFYKFTNKLGDSINQLREFAMRADRNEPIETDMESKTPQNELGEISRHIIQIYKRLHETKEALYIEREKLITHLQISHEGLGIFTNDKKEILVNNLFTQYGNLISDSNLLTSEDVFNITEFHSITNFINKVHKKPIQREEKRMSISINKNGRTFTVECIIFQDMSFEISINDITMEEEQIRLKRQLTQNIAHELKTPVSSIQGYLETIVNNDNIPQEKMKIFLERCYAQSNRLSRLLRDISVLTRMDEASNMIDMEKVDINVLITNITNEVALELEERRITVINLLHKNIQIRGNYSLLYSIFRNLTDNAIAYAGTNISIHINCFREDETFYYFSFADTGVGVSPEHLNRLFERFYRIDKGRSRKLGGTGLGLAIVKNAVIIHGGSISAKNNQGGGLEFVFTLAKEK; encoded by the coding sequence ATGGAAAGCAACAAACATATCCTCTCATTTAACCGAAAGTTATTTCTTTCGGTTATATTATTGTTTTTAGTCTTTGTAGGATGCTTTTTAGCCTACCAATACCAACGGGAAAAAGAGTATAAAATAGAGTTACTTCATACTAAACTACAAGATTACAATGAGAGACTGTACGAAAAACTTCAGAACAACAAACAAAACATCGATTCTGTATTAGATTATTATATACGCCACTACAGCATTCAAGATTTACGTGCTACAGTCATAAGACCTGATGGGAAAGTTATTTATGACAGCTATGAAAAGAATAAACAGCGTTTAAAAAACCATTTAGGACGTAAAGAGGTTCAGACCGCGCTCAAGAACGGAAGTGGATACGACGTTAGACGTACATCAGCAACAACAGGTGTTTCATATTTCTATTCGGCAACTGCATATAATAACTATATTATTCGTACAGCATTGCCATATAACATTGATTTAAAAGAAAGTTTAAAAATTGACCCAGGCTATTTATGGTTTACTGCAATCATTACATTAGCTCTTATCTTCATTTTCTATAAATTCACAAATAAGCTAGGAGACTCAATAAATCAGCTCAGAGAATTCGCTATGAGAGCAGACAGGAACGAGCCTATAGAGACTGATATGGAATCAAAAACTCCTCAAAATGAATTAGGAGAAATATCTCGGCATATCATTCAAATCTACAAACGTTTACACGAGACTAAAGAAGCTTTATATATTGAACGAGAAAAATTGATAACCCATTTACAGATATCACACGAGGGATTGGGTATTTTCACCAACGATAAAAAAGAAATATTAGTAAATAATTTATTCACGCAATATGGTAATCTGATATCGGATTCAAATCTGTTAACTTCTGAAGATGTATTTAATATTACTGAGTTTCATAGCATAACTAACTTTATCAACAAAGTACACAAGAAACCAATACAGAGAGAAGAGAAAAGAATGTCTATTAGCATCAACAAGAATGGAAGAACTTTTACCGTTGAATGCATTATCTTTCAGGATATGAGCTTTGAAATATCTATCAATGATATCACAATGGAAGAAGAGCAGATAAGATTAAAAAGACAATTGACCCAAAATATTGCCCATGAATTAAAAACTCCCGTAAGTAGTATACAAGGGTATCTGGAAACAATTGTAAATAACGATAATATTCCGCAGGAAAAAATGAAGATTTTTCTTGAACGTTGTTATGCACAAAGCAATAGACTCAGCCGATTGTTAAGGGATATTTCTGTTTTAACACGCATGGATGAGGCTTCTAACATGATCGATATGGAGAAAGTTGATATCAATGTTTTGATTACAAATATAACCAATGAAGTAGCTCTTGAATTAGAAGAAAGACGGATCACTGTAATCAATTTATTACACAAGAACATACAAATACGCGGAAATTACTCATTACTATATTCTATATTCCGCAACTTAACAGATAACGCTATTGCCTACGCCGGAACAAACATATCCATTCACATTAACTGCTTCCGCGAAGATGAGACTTTTTACTACTTCAGCTTTGCAGACACAGGCGTTGGGGTATCTCCCGAGCATCTGAACAGACTTTTCGAACGTTTCTACAGAATAGACAAAGGACGCTCTCGTAAATTAGGAGGAACGGGGCTAGGCTTGGCCATTGTTAAAAACGCCGTAATCATCCACGGAGGAAGTATATCTGCCAAAAACAATCAAGGAGGGGGACTTGAATTCGTGTTCACTCTAGCCAAAGAAAAATGA
- a CDS encoding DUF5106 domain-containing protein yields MNGRIFSSLFIIIILFISCQNGKSPDKRSENKIVETKNNIEKKIESFPLPTIPTMLSSPKEREKYLVQHYWDNFDFNDTSYIHRAEITEQGWVNYIDLLKQSPLPEAQRVIKAMMRAISTKNTKVFKYFTELADKYLYDPNSPLQEEELYIPILEVMVKTPTLSDAEKIRPKDRLKLALKNRVGQLATDFSYTLISGIKTNLYRVPGEFTLLFFNNPGCHACEETINKLKFSVIINQLITNKRLKIVAIYPDAEIDEWQKHINDFPKEWINGYDKGVTIKTKNIYDLKAIPTLYLLDKEKKVLLKDAFLPEIELYFKKHNIL; encoded by the coding sequence ATGAATGGCAGAATTTTCTCATCACTATTTATTATAATTATTCTTTTCATCTCATGCCAAAATGGGAAAAGCCCAGATAAAAGATCTGAGAATAAAATAGTAGAAACTAAAAATAACATAGAAAAAAAGATAGAGAGTTTCCCTTTGCCAACCATACCGACCATGCTTAGCAGTCCAAAAGAACGCGAAAAATATTTAGTACAACACTATTGGGACAATTTTGATTTCAATGACACTAGCTATATTCATCGAGCCGAAATAACGGAGCAAGGATGGGTCAATTATATTGATTTACTTAAGCAAAGCCCATTACCGGAAGCCCAAAGAGTCATAAAAGCAATGATGAGAGCTATTTCAACCAAAAACACAAAAGTATTTAAATACTTTACTGAATTAGCAGATAAATACTTATATGACCCAAATTCTCCTTTGCAGGAAGAAGAGTTGTATATTCCTATATTAGAGGTTATGGTTAAAACCCCTACATTAAGTGATGCTGAAAAAATTCGACCTAAAGACCGACTCAAACTAGCATTAAAAAATCGCGTTGGACAACTAGCGACTGATTTTTCATATACCCTTATTTCAGGTATCAAAACCAATTTGTATAGAGTTCCAGGCGAATTTACTCTACTATTTTTCAATAATCCCGGCTGTCATGCTTGTGAAGAAACTATTAATAAACTCAAATTTTCAGTTATCATCAACCAATTAATAACTAATAAAAGACTAAAAATAGTAGCAATATATCCAGATGCAGAAATAGATGAATGGCAAAAACATATCAATGATTTTCCTAAAGAATGGATTAATGGATATGATAAAGGAGTCACTATTAAAACAAAAAACATTTATGACCTGAAAGCAATACCTACACTCTATTTACTTGATAAAGAGAAAAAGGTATTATTAAAGGACGCCTTTTTACCAGAGATTGAGCTATACTTCAAAAAGCACAACATACTATAA
- a CDS encoding TonB-dependent receptor plug domain-containing protein encodes MIQHNTLNVFQYLGIVTLAAFYSITLFAQEKHKHDSLQIYSIPEVIISENYHTQELRASMPTQILTNKELKRLNVLQVSDAVKHFAGITVKDYGGIGGLKTVSLRSLGASHTIIGYDGIALSDVQTGQIDIGRFSLDNVDRLSLNNGQSDNIFQPARFFSSAGILNIQTLTPHFNKRKKTNFSSSLKSGSWGLINPSFRIEQQINKKWAASLNSEWMSADGRYPYILRYGGANDSTSHEKRKNTEVQTLRTEAELFGNFSNSEQWRLKVYYYQSSRGLPAATTLYYDYASQHLWDKNFFAQSRYKKNISKRWAIQASAKWNWAYQKYLDPDYKGSEGKTENTYYQTEYYISGTALYRVIDNFSFSLSTDGSINSLNANLNDFVGPTRYSLLTAFAGKYINEWLTASASLLSTVINEKTHSGQSAKNHRKISSNFSLSIKPVNDEDFYLRFFYKNSFRLPSFNDLYYGQIGNRTLLPEKTSQYNLGITYSKEISQFISYLSASIDGYYNKVDDKIIATPTKNIFVWSMVNLGKVEIKGIDITARIILQPYEKIRFNFSGNYTYQEALDVTRPEDKTYKNQIAYTPRISGSGQAGIETPWVNVSYSFLSAGKRYMLGQNISDNRLAGYSDQSISVNREFLINKVRTSLSLEILNLNNKNYEIVKNFPMPGRSIRATIKVNY; translated from the coding sequence ATGATTCAACATAATACTTTAAATGTTTTTCAATATTTAGGAATAGTAACCTTAGCAGCTTTCTATTCTATTACTCTTTTTGCTCAAGAAAAGCATAAGCATGACTCATTGCAAATCTATTCCATTCCCGAGGTAATCATATCCGAAAATTATCATACGCAAGAGCTCCGTGCTAGTATGCCGACTCAAATACTGACCAATAAGGAGCTAAAAAGATTAAATGTTTTACAAGTATCAGATGCCGTAAAGCATTTTGCAGGAATAACAGTAAAAGATTACGGAGGCATTGGGGGCTTAAAAACTGTTTCTCTTCGAAGCTTGGGAGCCTCACACACCATCATCGGATATGATGGAATAGCTTTAAGTGATGTTCAAACAGGGCAAATTGACATCGGACGTTTTTCATTGGATAATGTCGATCGACTCTCGCTTAATAATGGACAAAGCGACAACATATTTCAACCGGCACGCTTCTTTTCATCAGCAGGAATATTAAATATACAGACATTAACTCCTCATTTTAATAAGAGAAAAAAAACCAATTTTTCAAGCTCATTAAAATCCGGTTCGTGGGGACTCATTAATCCCTCTTTTAGAATTGAACAACAGATAAACAAGAAATGGGCAGCATCACTAAATAGTGAATGGATGTCTGCTGATGGACGCTATCCATATATACTTCGCTACGGAGGTGCAAACGATAGTACTTCTCATGAAAAACGAAAGAATACAGAGGTACAAACATTACGAACAGAAGCTGAACTTTTTGGAAATTTCTCAAACAGTGAACAATGGAGATTAAAAGTTTATTATTATCAGTCTTCACGAGGATTACCTGCTGCCACTACTCTATACTATGATTACGCCTCTCAACATTTATGGGATAAAAATTTCTTCGCACAAAGTCGTTACAAGAAAAATATAAGCAAAAGATGGGCAATACAGGCATCTGCTAAGTGGAACTGGGCTTATCAGAAATATCTAGATCCAGATTATAAAGGTTCTGAAGGTAAAACAGAAAATACCTATTACCAAACAGAGTATTACATTTCCGGAACTGCATTGTATAGAGTTATAGATAATTTCTCTTTCTCCCTATCAACTGATGGAAGCATTAATTCGCTAAATGCTAATTTAAACGATTTTGTAGGGCCAACCCGCTACTCTCTATTAACAGCATTTGCAGGAAAATACATCAACGAATGGCTTACTGCATCAGCATCGTTACTGAGTACAGTGATTAATGAAAAGACTCACTCTGGTCAAAGCGCTAAAAATCATCGGAAAATCAGTTCAAACTTCAGTCTATCTATAAAACCGGTGAACGATGAGGATTTCTACTTACGTTTTTTCTACAAAAACAGTTTCCGATTACCTAGTTTTAATGACCTATACTATGGACAAATAGGCAATAGAACATTATTACCTGAGAAAACGTCTCAATACAATTTAGGAATCACTTATAGCAAAGAGATTTCCCAATTCATTTCGTATCTATCAGCAAGCATAGATGGATATTACAATAAAGTAGACGATAAAATCATAGCAACACCGACCAAAAACATCTTTGTATGGAGCATGGTTAATTTAGGTAAAGTTGAGATAAAAGGGATAGACATCACCGCACGTATTATTCTGCAACCATACGAAAAAATACGCTTCAATTTTTCAGGCAACTATACTTATCAAGAAGCATTAGATGTGACAAGACCTGAAGATAAAACTTATAAAAACCAAATTGCTTATACTCCGAGAATATCAGGATCCGGACAAGCAGGTATTGAAACACCGTGGGTAAACGTATCTTATTCTTTCTTATCAGCCGGCAAAAGATATATGCTAGGACAGAACATCAGTGATAACCGATTAGCGGGTTACAGCGATCAGAGCATATCGGTTAACCGAGAATTTCTGATTAATAAAGTGAGAACATCTCTTAGTCTTGAAATTCTCAATTTAAACAATAAAAATTATGAGATTGTTAAAAATTTCCCTATGCCAGGTCGCTCTATAAGAGCAACTATTAAAGTCAACTATTAA
- a CDS encoding DUF5074 domain-containing protein translates to MKKYNLISLLIALLFYACNDITDIPEDNSGNGAFTDSGTEEVYVLSEGLFNMNNSTLMRYSFKNSSMNKNYFQTINNRGLGDTANDMSIYGSKLYIVVNVSSQIEVVDLNTGTSITQIAMTGNNGSSRQPRYITFNEGKAYVCSFDGTVARIDTTSLSIEAYTNVGENPDGLCIQNNKLYVSNSGGLNSPNYDNSVSVVDLNSFTETKKIIVGNNPGKILPDKYGNVYVVTRGNMQKGDYHFVEIDSQTDRVVKTYNYAVLNFAINDNYAYLYNYDYATSQSWIKVFNIQTGNIERENFITDGTTVTTPYGINVNPYSGNVYITDAYDYKVTGDVLCFSPQGTLLSRYKDIGINPNTIAFSDKASQSSADDSANDNSGAYANKVWEYNPAPCQYMNTNTTAYKEGYSADEVLKFATVQIKNKLLLSLGGFGGNITIGFDHTIQNVSGEYDFKIYGNAYYDMYGTATGKPGGSSEPGIVLVSKDVNGNGKPDDEWYELAGSEYNSTKVTHNYQITYYRPTPSNTNVKWKDNQGNEGYIYRNKFHTQDSYYPIWIGDEITFKGTRLPDNAINEGTAESQHWVSYCFNWGYADNHPNNTEYSNFKIDWAVDDNGRSMQLDGIDFVKIYTAVNQDCGWMGEASTEISTIEDLHYSK, encoded by the coding sequence ATGAAAAAATATAATCTAATTTCACTCCTAATAGCATTGTTATTTTATGCATGTAACGATATAACAGACATACCCGAAGATAATTCCGGCAACGGCGCCTTTACGGATTCTGGAACAGAGGAAGTATATGTATTGAGCGAAGGACTCTTTAATATGAACAATAGCACACTTATGCGCTATTCTTTCAAGAATTCTTCCATGAACAAAAATTATTTTCAAACAATAAACAATAGAGGCTTAGGCGATACAGCTAATGACATGAGTATCTACGGTTCTAAACTTTATATAGTAGTTAATGTATCCAGTCAGATAGAAGTCGTAGATCTCAACACAGGCACCTCTATTACCCAAATAGCAATGACCGGCAACAATGGTAGTTCCAGACAGCCTCGCTATATTACGTTTAATGAAGGGAAAGCCTATGTATGCTCGTTTGATGGTACAGTAGCACGCATTGACACCACTTCGTTATCCATAGAAGCATATACCAACGTTGGTGAAAATCCGGATGGTCTTTGTATACAAAACAACAAACTATATGTATCCAACTCGGGAGGTTTAAACAGTCCGAATTATGATAATAGCGTTTCTGTGGTTGATCTGAACAGTTTTACTGAAACAAAAAAAATCATAGTAGGAAATAACCCTGGTAAAATATTGCCCGATAAATATGGTAATGTCTACGTGGTTACTCGCGGCAACATGCAAAAAGGAGATTACCATTTTGTCGAGATCGACAGCCAAACAGATCGAGTAGTTAAAACATATAATTATGCAGTACTCAATTTTGCCATCAATGACAACTATGCTTACTTGTATAATTATGACTATGCGACGAGTCAATCATGGATCAAAGTGTTCAACATCCAAACAGGAAACATAGAAAGAGAGAATTTCATAACAGATGGCACAACAGTAACTACTCCATATGGTATTAATGTAAATCCTTATAGTGGAAATGTATATATAACCGATGCTTATGATTACAAAGTTACAGGAGATGTTCTTTGCTTCAGCCCCCAAGGAACATTACTCTCTCGGTATAAAGACATAGGCATTAACCCTAACACCATCGCATTCAGTGATAAAGCATCTCAAAGTAGTGCCGATGATTCTGCTAATGATAATTCCGGTGCATATGCCAATAAAGTTTGGGAATATAACCCTGCACCCTGCCAATATATGAACACTAACACCACTGCCTATAAGGAGGGATACTCTGCTGATGAAGTTTTAAAATTTGCCACCGTTCAAATTAAAAACAAATTGCTACTTAGCTTAGGTGGCTTCGGTGGCAATATCACAATAGGTTTTGACCACACAATACAAAACGTATCAGGAGAATATGATTTCAAAATATATGGCAATGCATATTATGACATGTATGGAACTGCCACAGGCAAACCCGGAGGGAGTTCAGAGCCAGGTATTGTTTTAGTTTCAAAAGATGTAAATGGTAATGGCAAGCCCGATGATGAATGGTATGAGTTGGCGGGGAGCGAGTACAATTCCACAAAAGTAACTCACAACTATCAAATAACCTATTACCGCCCTACACCATCGAATACCAATGTTAAGTGGAAAGATAATCAAGGGAATGAAGGATATATTTACAGGAATAAGTTTCACACACAGGACTCTTATTATCCGATATGGATAGGAGATGAGATAACTTTTAAAGGGACTCGCTTACCCGACAATGCCATTAATGAAGGAACTGCTGAATCTCAACACTGGGTCTCCTACTGTTTCAACTGGGGATATGCCGATAACCATCCCAATAACACAGAATACAGCAACTTTAAAATAGACTGGGCAGTAGACGACAATGGTCGTTCGATGCAACTGGACGGAATTGATTTTGTAAAAATATACACTGCTGTTAACCAAGATTGCGGTTGGATGGGTGAAGCTTCAACCGAAATATCTACTATTGAAGATTTACATTATTCAAAATAA
- a CDS encoding DUF4465 domain-containing protein — protein sequence MKKLSLLLLLSVFIFSACSNDDEIDTLISFENRLTEANSQFISTSTHVDGYYYVDNFQDNNQLVTLNHYYSVSGSNYYFSAFTYMNKSDNKTSNSPAPISGKAKTGTTYIAAYSNDYTPALITINNPDKYAIKGVWITNSTYAYNGMIKGDAYAIPFKKGGWYKVTATGYDKQNKSIGSAEIYLANYTNDNDKPISDWIWFNLSGLANATSIKFIPSSSDTGENGMRTSQNFCLDGITLTEK from the coding sequence ATGAAAAAATTATCTTTACTTTTACTACTTTCTGTATTTATCTTTAGCGCATGTAGCAATGATGATGAAATAGATACTCTTATTAGTTTCGAGAACAGATTAACTGAAGCAAACAGTCAATTCATATCTACTAGTACGCATGTTGATGGATACTATTATGTGGATAACTTTCAGGACAACAATCAATTAGTAACACTCAATCATTATTATTCAGTATCTGGTTCTAATTACTATTTTTCAGCTTTCACTTATATGAATAAAAGCGACAATAAAACATCCAACAGTCCTGCTCCTATTTCCGGAAAAGCCAAAACAGGTACAACATATATCGCCGCTTATAGCAATGACTATACACCTGCCCTAATAACCATTAATAATCCCGATAAATATGCTATCAAAGGAGTTTGGATTACAAATAGTACATATGCATACAATGGAATGATCAAAGGAGATGCCTACGCCATTCCATTTAAAAAAGGAGGATGGTACAAAGTTACAGCAACAGGCTATGATAAGCAAAACAAGAGCATTGGCAGTGCAGAAATTTACTTAGCTAATTATACAAACGACAATGATAAACCAATAAGTGATTGGATTTGGTTCAACCTATCCGGCCTAGCTAATGCTACTAGTATCAAGTTTATTCCATCATCTTCAGATACAGGAGAAAATGGTATGAGGACCTCTCAGAATTTCTGTTTAGATGGCATTACTTTAACCGAAAAATAA
- a CDS encoding 4'-phosphopantetheinyl transferase superfamily protein has product MGLFLEHRTDTFQLGIWKIDESIEELLTLLPCVAKYKAASEHFTSMHRQMEWLAVRVLLYTLLGEEKEIVYVESGKPYLKDNSYYISISHTRGYVAVIFSFLPVVGIDIERLGERVRKVAHKFMRDDEVLSFYDGTDLWSMLLHWSAKEVMFKCLDKSEVDFRRHLQISPFQVEEHGTFEAREYRTTEEFEFNIHYLIYPEFVLTWQCSNNLKI; this is encoded by the coding sequence ATGGGATTGTTTCTGGAACATAGAACAGATACTTTTCAATTGGGTATTTGGAAAATAGACGAATCTATTGAAGAGTTACTTACGTTACTCCCTTGTGTTGCTAAATATAAAGCTGCATCAGAACATTTTACTTCTATGCACCGGCAGATGGAATGGCTAGCTGTTCGTGTGTTGCTGTATACACTTCTTGGTGAAGAGAAAGAAATTGTTTATGTAGAAAGTGGAAAACCTTATTTAAAGGATAATTCGTATTATATTAGTATATCGCATACTCGTGGTTATGTAGCTGTAATCTTTAGTTTTTTACCCGTTGTAGGTATAGATATTGAAAGATTAGGAGAACGTGTGCGTAAGGTAGCACATAAATTTATGCGTGATGATGAAGTGCTTTCATTTTATGACGGTACTGATTTGTGGTCGATGCTTCTTCACTGGTCTGCAAAGGAGGTAATGTTTAAGTGTTTGGATAAATCTGAAGTGGACTTTCGCAGGCATTTACAAATTTCTCCTTTTCAAGTAGAAGAACATGGAACTTTTGAAGCTCGAGAATATCGCACTACTGAGGAATTTGAATTTAATATTCATTATCTTATCTATCCAGAATTTGTGCTTACTTGGCAATGCAGCAATAATCTTAAAATTTAA